In Vibrio bathopelagicus, one DNA window encodes the following:
- a CDS encoding AraC family transcriptional regulator yields MNNSNFLRALGIWGIYQYAVAYDGVDAEQLGIPNSVFKNPMNLIPVREVDRWFVGLEQQTNDPDIILKLADRVEIEKLGPLSNWIFSGHDLASTIRRVNTGLHCLQSGAYLYGAQVGNLIKWCYHNPSYSEAGKVHDSVRVAIFMMKILRCYLGEDFKPAAVTIAGRRENVALYQEYFGCNIQWDKPRTEVWLPSKLRLSTNQSPSVSKMSLAMNFHDLDNYLNMPDAADDHKVTYEMINYSRHFGLPTLSKVSSLLGLSEQQFQRRLHDLGVNFSTITGYVLSNIAVELLRYSLPIEEVAKRLGYTNVASFNRMFKKHRGLTPKQYTERFQLDS; encoded by the coding sequence ATGAATAATTCTAACTTCCTAAGAGCATTAGGTATTTGGGGAATATACCAGTACGCAGTTGCTTACGATGGTGTTGATGCCGAACAATTGGGTATTCCAAACTCGGTATTCAAGAACCCGATGAACCTCATTCCCGTACGTGAAGTAGACCGTTGGTTTGTGGGCCTTGAGCAACAAACCAACGATCCTGACATCATATTAAAGCTTGCTGACCGTGTAGAAATTGAAAAGCTTGGTCCGTTATCGAATTGGATTTTCTCAGGACACGATTTGGCCTCGACGATCCGCCGAGTGAACACCGGTCTACATTGCTTACAGTCGGGTGCTTACTTGTATGGGGCTCAAGTGGGGAACCTTATCAAGTGGTGCTATCACAACCCATCTTACTCGGAGGCGGGGAAGGTTCATGATTCGGTTCGAGTCGCTATCTTCATGATGAAGATATTGCGTTGTTACCTAGGCGAGGACTTTAAGCCAGCAGCAGTGACAATTGCAGGGCGTCGAGAAAATGTTGCACTTTATCAGGAGTACTTTGGTTGCAATATCCAGTGGGACAAACCGAGAACCGAGGTGTGGTTGCCAAGTAAGTTAAGGCTTTCAACCAATCAATCTCCGTCGGTCAGCAAAATGAGTCTGGCTATGAATTTTCATGATTTGGATAACTATCTGAATATGCCTGATGCCGCCGATGACCATAAAGTCACCTATGAAATGATCAATTATAGCCGTCACTTTGGCTTGCCCACCTTAAGTAAGGTATCCAGTTTATTGGGTTTGTCTGAGCAGCAGTTTCAGCGTCGGTTACACGACCTAGGCGTTAACTTTTCAACCATCACTGGCTACGTACTCAGCAATATAGCGGTTGAGTTGTTGAGGTATTCATTGCCCATTGAAGAGGTAGCAAAACGTTTAGGTTATACCAACGTGGCGAGCTTCAATCGTATGTTCAAAAAGCATCGAGGTTTGACGCCCAAGCAATATACAGAGCGCTTTCAGTTAGATAGTTAG
- a CDS encoding urea transporter: MQKNKDILPLQGLLNGIGQVYFTSSVVTSLLLLLAISIDSLPLAFLTLFGASCSYSFALYTNKPSQDIDNGMYGLNGALIALFIGSFFDVNAWLISVVALGSLITVPIAKIVFSFKKYRGYTSAFIVTSWFIYMFQSGLNLPFFSPSNTTLQSTAFLAFNDWLNLPSIAITLLKGISQVSFINNELSGLVILAAIAFNNIKHALWVVLAVIVSTAFSYLIGVSDELIQQGLYGYNAVLATLALVLYQRIPWPLIILSMLLSCLVTLGFHKLQLVPLTAPFILSTWGMVYFASLLRKKGAANTRSTPAK; the protein is encoded by the coding sequence ATGCAAAAGAATAAGGACATTCTCCCTCTTCAAGGCTTGCTCAATGGTATTGGGCAAGTCTATTTCACGTCATCTGTCGTGACTTCCCTTCTGCTATTGCTCGCTATTTCAATTGACTCTCTGCCACTGGCTTTTCTTACCTTATTCGGTGCGAGTTGCAGCTACAGTTTTGCCCTGTATACCAATAAACCGTCTCAAGATATTGATAATGGTATGTATGGGTTAAATGGCGCGCTGATTGCTTTATTCATCGGAAGTTTTTTTGATGTGAATGCGTGGCTGATTTCAGTCGTCGCTCTCGGTTCGCTGATTACCGTACCCATCGCCAAGATTGTGTTTAGCTTTAAAAAGTATCGCGGTTACACAAGTGCCTTTATTGTCACCTCTTGGTTTATCTACATGTTTCAATCAGGCTTGAACCTCCCTTTTTTCAGCCCCTCAAACACTACGCTGCAGTCGACAGCGTTTTTAGCATTCAACGATTGGTTGAACCTACCAAGCATTGCCATAACGTTGTTAAAAGGCATCAGCCAAGTCAGCTTCATCAACAATGAGTTATCGGGGTTGGTTATCTTGGCTGCGATTGCATTTAACAATATCAAACATGCGTTATGGGTCGTGCTTGCGGTGATTGTCAGCACGGCTTTCAGCTATTTAATCGGTGTCTCCGACGAACTGATCCAACAAGGCCTGTATGGCTACAATGCTGTACTTGCGACCTTAGCGCTTGTGCTTTACCAACGTATCCCTTGGCCGCTCATTATCCTATCTATGTTACTAAGCTGCTTGGTCACTTTGGGCTTTCACAAGTTGCAGCTCGTTCCCCTTACCGCACCATTCATTTTAAGCACGTGGGGCATGGTTTATTTTGCCAGCCTGCTTAGAAAGAAAGGGGCGGCCAATACAAGATCGACTCCAGCTAAATAA
- a CDS encoding pyridoxamine 5'-phosphate oxidase family protein codes for MLSNTKRTTIKKGAHKAEFEPEKLHQIIDESLIAHIALEGEQGPMVIPMLAWRVDDMVYIHGAKNSRLLKGLKKGNPTCLTFTLFDGWVLARSAFHHSAHYRSAVVFGSFSVIDDNQEKDRLLNIFIEQIAPGRTDEVRLSNEKELTATELLAIPLTEASVKIGKHGVNDDKADMDTPVWAGVLPYRTVVGPLETVPEQEGLVDKPDYQAAYGERWYQN; via the coding sequence ATGTTATCTAACACGAAAAGAACCACGATTAAGAAAGGGGCTCACAAGGCCGAATTTGAACCAGAAAAACTGCATCAAATCATTGATGAAAGCTTGATCGCACACATTGCACTAGAAGGTGAGCAAGGCCCGATGGTTATCCCAATGCTCGCATGGCGAGTGGATGACATGGTCTATATCCATGGCGCTAAAAACAGTCGTCTTCTGAAAGGCTTAAAAAAGGGAAACCCTACCTGCCTAACATTTACTTTATTTGATGGATGGGTGTTAGCACGTTCTGCTTTTCATCATAGTGCTCATTACCGTTCAGCAGTGGTATTTGGGTCTTTCTCTGTAATTGATGATAACCAAGAAAAAGATCGCTTATTGAACATCTTCATTGAGCAAATCGCACCGGGCAGAACCGATGAAGTCAGGCTCAGTAATGAGAAGGAGCTCACCGCGACCGAGTTATTAGCAATACCGTTAACGGAAGCGTCTGTAAAAATTGGTAAGCATGGTGTGAATGATGATAAGGCCGACATGGATACCCCTGTTTGGGCTGGCGTATTACCTTATCGCACCGTTGTTGGGCCATTAGAGACAGTTCCAGAACAAGAAGGCCTTGTCGATAAGCCGGACTATCAAGCAGCCTATGGCGAACGTTGGTATCAGAATTAG
- the pdxR gene encoding MocR-like pyridoxine biosynthesis transcription factor PdxR — protein sequence MQPIDVGDLQLDDQHDTRQTALFHAIREKIVQDLWSKGSKLPSTRKLAVELSVSRNTVIYAYEQLVTEGYIESKKGSGFYVSVEQPEHFLSLSQSSSIQSSHDLSAEVDTLSSARVTLNDINRSFAPGVPDLDAFPFAKWQRLLQRHGTRQNIAGNQDVQGSFALREALSGYLASSRSVLCHADRIIITAGAQQAISIGLMATLVMGDQILMEEPGYRQVHKIVDMLKLDLDGVSVREKVGLDIGKILASDAKALYVTPSNQYPMGTTLNTEQRLKLIDWANKHQSWIIEDDYDSEFQFAHRPYTSMQGLAGKLGFDDRIIYVGSLSKVMFNGLRLGYLVVPEHLVARCLEIKDALTGDTASHTQEALADFVHEGDLLRHIRKMRRSYKLKYEAMIDAIESEFNGDLEVISQAAGLHVTVKWYQGISEHEWSRRAELENIVIRPFDFYEYGSTNIRDWNGVILGFGNIRLVDIKPKIKQIARLFYQ from the coding sequence ATGCAGCCTATTGATGTCGGTGACCTACAGTTAGACGATCAACACGACACGCGTCAAACCGCTTTGTTTCATGCGATAAGAGAAAAGATTGTCCAAGATTTATGGAGTAAAGGCAGTAAGTTACCCTCAACACGCAAGTTGGCTGTGGAATTGTCAGTAAGCCGAAATACAGTGATTTACGCGTATGAGCAACTGGTCACCGAAGGCTATATCGAGAGTAAGAAAGGTTCAGGCTTTTATGTGTCGGTTGAGCAGCCAGAGCATTTCTTGAGTTTATCTCAATCGAGCAGTATTCAGAGTTCACATGATTTGAGCGCAGAGGTTGATACACTAAGTAGCGCGCGAGTGACCCTCAATGATATCAACCGAAGTTTTGCTCCGGGTGTCCCCGATCTGGATGCATTCCCTTTTGCTAAGTGGCAAAGGTTGCTGCAGCGACACGGAACGCGTCAGAACATCGCGGGTAATCAAGACGTTCAAGGCAGTTTTGCCTTGAGAGAAGCACTAAGTGGTTACCTCGCGAGTAGCCGTTCAGTTCTGTGTCATGCAGACAGAATCATCATCACGGCAGGCGCGCAGCAAGCGATCTCAATTGGCTTAATGGCCACGTTGGTGATGGGTGACCAAATTCTCATGGAGGAACCTGGTTATCGACAGGTCCATAAAATTGTCGATATGTTAAAGCTCGATCTTGATGGTGTTAGTGTGCGTGAAAAAGTGGGGCTGGATATTGGAAAAATTCTCGCAAGTGATGCCAAAGCTTTGTATGTGACTCCAAGTAATCAATATCCAATGGGGACAACACTCAACACTGAGCAACGCCTGAAACTGATTGATTGGGCCAACAAACATCAGTCTTGGATCATTGAGGATGACTACGACAGTGAGTTTCAGTTTGCTCATCGCCCTTATACCAGCATGCAAGGATTGGCGGGCAAGCTAGGTTTTGACGACCGAATTATCTATGTCGGCTCACTGAGTAAAGTCATGTTTAACGGCTTACGCTTGGGATACTTGGTCGTGCCTGAACATTTGGTCGCAAGGTGTCTCGAGATTAAAGACGCGCTCACCGGAGACACGGCGTCCCATACACAAGAAGCGCTGGCTGATTTCGTCCATGAAGGCGACTTGCTGCGACATATCAGAAAGATGCGTCGTTCATACAAACTCAAATATGAAGCGATGATTGACGCCATTGAAAGTGAGTTTAACGGTGATCTTGAAGTGATAAGCCAAGCCGCAGGATTACATGTGACGGTGAAGTGGTACCAAGGGATATCTGAACACGAGTGGAGCCGACGGGCTGAGCTGGAAAATATCGTAATCAGGCCTTTTGATTTCTACGAGTATGGATCAACCAATATTCGCGATTGGAATGGCGTGATACTCGGCTTTGGCAATATCCGATTGGTTGACATAAAGCCGAAGATCAAACAGATCGCTCGGCTTTTCTATCAATAA
- the yjeH gene encoding L-methionine/branched-chain amino acid transporter → MSQLKQEITLMSGIGQLSTTLLGTGLFMIPAIAAGIAGQLSLLAWLILFIAICPIALTFAALGKRYPNAGGTAYFVRQAFSERLETSVAWLFVSVIPVGIPAAIALAGGFAQQLLPAPLDTPLGAQSFTVALLIAVNLMGSKSSGRLQTVIALSIFALVSAFVWKADITVADVAIPAISSDSMWSIGAALAVMFWCFVGIEAFAHMGEEFKNPQRDFPIAIIAGCFVAGLVYWACSVVIIKLGAYGSPEFDAASIPWVTEQLFGNGFKTVISVLGFFACFASLNLYTQSLSRMIWAQARQHTPTSKMAQLNSRGVPLYPTLAIGFIALISCVIGELSNLDLEFFLKLANGIFVLVYLLAMLAACRLLTGASRYTAMISLVICTLVFICLSLSMLYAVTVFVTLSLPWRKWLGKPTVSIDKL, encoded by the coding sequence ATGTCACAACTCAAACAAGAAATCACGCTAATGTCCGGAATTGGACAACTCTCTACGACCTTGCTTGGTACTGGGCTCTTTATGATTCCCGCTATTGCGGCTGGTATCGCAGGGCAGTTGTCATTACTCGCGTGGTTAATCCTGTTTATCGCTATTTGCCCGATCGCCCTAACCTTTGCTGCATTGGGAAAACGCTACCCGAATGCAGGCGGCACTGCCTATTTTGTGCGCCAAGCGTTCAGCGAGCGATTAGAAACGAGCGTTGCTTGGTTGTTTGTTAGTGTTATTCCTGTCGGCATTCCCGCTGCGATTGCATTAGCAGGCGGCTTTGCTCAACAGCTGTTACCGGCACCACTCGACACACCTCTGGGTGCTCAGTCCTTTACCGTAGCTCTGCTTATTGCCGTCAATCTGATGGGCAGTAAGTCTTCTGGCCGACTGCAAACCGTGATTGCTTTGTCTATCTTTGCCTTAGTTAGCGCTTTTGTTTGGAAAGCAGACATCACGGTAGCAGATGTCGCGATTCCCGCTATTTCATCCGATTCAATGTGGTCTATTGGTGCTGCACTGGCAGTCATGTTTTGGTGCTTTGTCGGAATAGAAGCCTTTGCTCACATGGGAGAGGAATTTAAAAATCCACAGCGTGACTTCCCAATCGCCATCATTGCAGGGTGTTTCGTCGCAGGCTTGGTGTACTGGGCTTGTTCGGTGGTTATAATCAAGCTAGGGGCTTATGGTTCACCAGAATTTGATGCTGCCTCTATCCCGTGGGTGACAGAGCAACTGTTTGGCAATGGCTTTAAAACCGTCATCAGTGTGCTTGGCTTCTTCGCTTGTTTTGCTAGCCTAAATCTTTATACCCAAAGCTTATCTCGCATGATTTGGGCTCAGGCTCGCCAACACACTCCGACAAGTAAAATGGCGCAACTTAATAGCCGTGGCGTACCACTTTATCCAACCTTGGCTATTGGCTTTATTGCGCTTATCTCGTGTGTAATCGGCGAGCTGTCTAATTTGGATCTCGAATTCTTTCTTAAACTCGCCAATGGTATTTTTGTTTTGGTTTATCTACTGGCGATGTTAGCAGCCTGCCGATTACTGACTGGCGCATCTAGATACACAGCCATGATCTCATTGGTCATCTGTACCCTGGTGTTCATCTGCCTAAGTTTGTCAATGCTCTATGCTGTGACTGTGTTTGTGACATTGTCACTCCCTTGGCGAAAATGGTTAGGTAAACCCACCGTCTCTATCGACAAATTGTAA
- a CDS encoding Lrp/AsnC family transcriptional regulator, whose amino-acid sequence MDKFDRQILDILKTNARCSVSDIARDVSLSRSAVNARIKKLESDKVITGYCAQVAEPNQTKNVCAYILLKFDMSSSDHSCESYAKRIQSIDGVQWCHSISGETDMMLYVEVESMEHLNQVRDQLQSYPDLRHLVTHTVLTEFFNKQNSSGRSC is encoded by the coding sequence ATGGATAAATTTGATCGCCAGATTTTGGATATTCTCAAAACCAATGCACGTTGCTCAGTGAGCGATATCGCCCGAGATGTCAGCCTTTCGCGCTCGGCGGTGAATGCCAGAATCAAGAAACTGGAAAGCGACAAAGTGATTACGGGTTATTGCGCTCAAGTGGCGGAGCCTAACCAAACGAAGAATGTGTGCGCTTACATCTTGTTGAAGTTCGACATGTCGAGCAGCGACCATAGCTGTGAGTCTTATGCGAAACGAATCCAGAGCATTGATGGTGTGCAATGGTGTCACTCTATCAGCGGTGAGACAGATATGATGTTGTACGTTGAAGTGGAAAGCATGGAGCATTTAAACCAAGTTCGCGATCAACTGCAAAGCTATCCAGATCTGCGCCACCTAGTGACTCATACAGTATTGACTGAGTTTTTTAACAAACAAAATTCATCAGGTCGTTCATGTTAG
- a CDS encoding LysR family transcriptional regulator: MLGNINLNLLRSLHVLLEECHVSRAAQRLHITQSAVSRQLSQLRDLCGDPLLVRDGNKLVPTNRALQLTDKLDDLLGEFDHLLDDKPFEPKDWQGELVLSSSDYVAQYILPVIVAEVSAEAPNINLAYRLWQPNYLEALNESGIHLASSIFPKKPEHVSSTRLGEDKSVCLMRKSHPLALQSTLSTEDIVSYSHIKVTGGGDKDSYSDIALKKLGHKRRVALQVPFFSSAGTVLMQDDYLMIVPEHIAYNLGRHLETTYFSLPFETEMHTYWLMWHPKYDNDSAHKWAREKAFQAMQKSSYNIGMT, translated from the coding sequence TTGCTAGGGAATATTAATTTAAATCTGCTGCGCTCGCTGCATGTGCTTCTTGAAGAATGCCATGTAAGCCGCGCAGCACAGCGCCTTCATATCACGCAATCGGCTGTCAGTCGCCAGCTCAGTCAACTACGAGACTTGTGTGGCGATCCTCTGTTGGTTCGCGATGGCAACAAACTGGTACCTACCAATCGTGCTCTGCAGCTTACAGACAAGCTCGATGACTTGCTTGGGGAGTTTGACCACCTATTAGATGATAAGCCGTTCGAACCGAAAGATTGGCAAGGTGAGTTGGTGTTGTCTTCGAGTGACTATGTGGCTCAGTATATTCTGCCAGTGATTGTTGCAGAGGTGTCTGCCGAAGCGCCGAATATCAATTTAGCGTATCGTTTGTGGCAGCCAAACTACCTTGAAGCTCTGAACGAGTCAGGTATTCACTTGGCTTCGAGTATTTTCCCTAAGAAACCAGAACATGTTTCTAGTACCAGACTTGGCGAAGATAAGTCGGTGTGTTTGATGCGCAAATCTCATCCATTAGCTCTGCAATCGACTTTGAGTACAGAAGATATCGTCAGTTACTCACACATCAAAGTGACAGGTGGGGGAGACAAAGACAGTTATTCGGATATTGCGTTAAAGAAGTTGGGGCATAAGCGCAGAGTTGCTTTGCAGGTTCCGTTCTTTTCATCCGCTGGTACCGTGTTAATGCAAGACGATTATCTGATGATCGTTCCTGAACATATCGCCTATAACTTAGGTAGACACCTTGAAACGACCTACTTTTCTTTGCCATTTGAAACGGAGATGCACACCTATTGGTTAATGTGGCACCCTAAGTATGACAACGATTCTGCTCACAAATGGGCGCGAGAGAAAGCATTCCAAGCGATGCAGAAGTCGAGTTACAATATTGGTATGACTTAA
- a CDS encoding LysE family translocator, with amino-acid sequence MTVTIWFSLLAICLLGAMSPGPSLAMIAKHSLAGGRMNGLIAAWSHAAGIGIYAFATIVGLAVLLEQSPMIFKGISLAGAAYLLYLGVNALRSKGGVAAKLEAGEQMSYMQSAREAFLISILSPKIALFFIALFSQFVALGNELSNRVIIVSTPLIVDGLWYTFITLVLSSPLIVERIRAKAQLIDRLSGVVLILLAVRVVWTI; translated from the coding sequence ATGACAGTAACAATTTGGTTTTCTTTATTAGCTATTTGCTTGTTGGGTGCAATGTCTCCGGGCCCAAGCTTGGCGATGATCGCTAAGCATAGTTTGGCTGGTGGTCGTATGAACGGGCTTATCGCGGCTTGGTCACATGCGGCTGGCATAGGTATTTACGCGTTCGCAACTATTGTCGGTTTAGCGGTGTTACTTGAGCAATCGCCAATGATATTTAAAGGGATCAGTTTGGCGGGTGCAGCATATCTACTTTACCTTGGAGTGAATGCGTTACGCTCAAAAGGTGGGGTTGCTGCGAAATTGGAAGCGGGTGAACAGATGAGCTACATGCAGTCTGCTCGCGAGGCCTTTTTGATCTCTATCTTGAGCCCTAAGATCGCGCTGTTCTTTATCGCTCTATTTAGCCAATTTGTGGCTTTAGGTAATGAACTTAGTAATCGAGTGATCATTGTCTCAACGCCACTGATTGTTGATGGCCTTTGGTATACCTTTATTACTTTGGTGCTCTCTAGCCCGCTTATCGTAGAGCGCATTCGAGCAAAAGCGCAGTTGATCGATCGATTGTCAGGTGTGGTTTTAATCCTGCTTGCCGTTCGTGTGGTGTGGACGATATAG
- a CDS encoding alpha/beta hydrolase — MQRKLLLALLAITTLSLVGCSNETIAPAYETSPDLPSYQQDSFDAYVNDTQDWLLKNRVFMTKDKQLEIQLNSPTEYQPATPNGKAVLLVHGLGDSPYSFKDIATHLAEQGYLVRTVLLPGHGSRVGDLMQPNLEDWQGVVAHHTKLLEQEYDSVWLGGYSTGANLVTSQAMNDPKISGLLLFSPAFQPSSSAVQYAGLASYFVTWADQDPEDNVLRYNSLPMNGASVYYETSEVVREDLQDQHFDKPVFIMMSEGDSVIDTNFVQQAFTESMPNPNNVLVWQGEATLDDPRAVQYSMKIPEQRISNGSHMGLLFSPSNPYYGINGSEKICSNGQAEGFEAECNATSEVWYSAWGYREEGKNHARLTYNPYFSDSMKKLDTVLNSEG, encoded by the coding sequence ATGCAAAGAAAGCTCCTCCTAGCACTGCTGGCCATAACGACTTTAAGTCTCGTTGGTTGCTCCAACGAGACCATTGCACCCGCTTACGAAACTTCTCCAGATTTGCCTAGCTATCAGCAAGACAGCTTTGACGCCTACGTGAACGACACTCAAGATTGGTTACTGAAAAACCGTGTGTTCATGACCAAAGACAAGCAGCTAGAGATTCAACTCAATTCACCTACCGAATATCAACCTGCGACACCGAACGGTAAGGCAGTTCTACTGGTTCATGGATTGGGGGATTCACCCTACTCATTTAAAGACATCGCGACACATTTAGCAGAACAAGGTTACCTAGTGAGAACGGTGTTACTACCCGGTCACGGCAGTCGTGTTGGTGACTTAATGCAGCCAAACTTAGAAGATTGGCAGGGTGTGGTGGCTCACCACACTAAGTTACTAGAACAAGAATATGATTCGGTGTGGCTTGGCGGTTATTCAACAGGTGCGAACCTCGTGACTTCACAGGCGATGAACGATCCTAAGATCTCTGGATTACTTCTGTTCTCTCCTGCGTTCCAACCGAGTTCGTCTGCAGTTCAATATGCAGGGCTAGCAAGCTACTTTGTTACGTGGGCGGATCAAGATCCTGAAGACAATGTACTTCGCTACAACTCACTACCAATGAATGGCGCCTCGGTTTACTACGAGACATCAGAAGTGGTTCGCGAAGACTTACAAGATCAACACTTCGATAAGCCGGTGTTTATTATGATGAGTGAAGGCGACAGTGTCATTGACACCAACTTCGTGCAACAAGCGTTTACTGAGTCTATGCCAAACCCAAACAATGTGTTGGTTTGGCAAGGGGAAGCCACACTTGACGATCCTCGCGCGGTTCAATACAGCATGAAGATCCCAGAGCAACGAATCTCGAATGGCTCTCACATGGGCTTGTTGTTCTCGCCAAGCAATCCGTATTACGGAATCAATGGTAGCGAGAAGATATGCTCTAATGGTCAGGCTGAAGGCTTTGAAGCCGAGTGTAACGCGACAAGTGAAGTTTGGTACTCGGCGTGGGGATATCGTGAAGAAGGTAAAAACCATGCGCGCTTGACCTACAATCCATATTTTTCCGACTCGATGAAAAAGCTCGATACTGTACTGAATTCGGAAGGTTAA
- the hcp gene encoding hydroxylamine reductase codes for MFCIQCEQTIQTPTVKGCSFAQGMCGKTSEVSDLQDVLVHSLQGVSFWANLGRTCDVIDTEIDEWAPKAFFATLTNVNFDPARIIEFGQQSHEFKQRLEQQVRAAATLIGFEIPTLSAAAQFDLPTDSSELLALAPQAAVNRGHDSQHEDVIGLRLLCLYGLKGAAAYMEHARVLGQTDNAIFAEYHEIMAFLGTDPSDLKQLLDTSMQIGLMNYKVMEMLDKGETDTFGHPQPTTVNVKTKQGHCILVSGHDLHDLEKILQQTEGKGINVYTNGEMLPAHGYPELNKYPHLAGNYGSAWQNQQKEFANFPGAIVMTSNCLLNPDVGSYADRLFTRSIVGWPGVDHLEGDDFSAVIDCALAQEGFKHDEIEQMITVGFGRNALMEAAPAVIEQVKEGNIKHFFLVGGCDGDKSERSYYTDFTAQAPEDSVILTLACGKFRFNKNQFGDINGIPRLLDVGQCNDAYSAIQLAIALSQEFDCGINELPLTLVLSWFEQKAIVILLTLFALGVKGIYTGPTAPAFLTENLLKIMQDEFDMRSISTPEQDLKTILAA; via the coding sequence ATGTTCTGTATTCAATGTGAACAAACAATTCAAACCCCAACCGTAAAAGGCTGTTCTTTCGCACAAGGCATGTGTGGCAAAACGTCAGAAGTATCTGACCTTCAAGACGTGTTGGTGCATTCTCTTCAAGGTGTCTCTTTTTGGGCAAATTTAGGTCGCACTTGCGATGTTATTGATACTGAAATTGATGAGTGGGCGCCAAAAGCGTTTTTCGCAACTCTCACCAACGTTAACTTCGACCCTGCTCGTATCATCGAATTTGGACAACAATCTCACGAATTCAAACAGCGTTTAGAGCAACAAGTTCGCGCAGCAGCGACTTTGATTGGCTTTGAAATCCCAACGCTTTCTGCAGCAGCGCAGTTCGATCTTCCAACTGATTCTTCAGAGCTATTGGCACTTGCACCACAAGCCGCGGTTAACCGTGGTCACGATTCTCAACATGAAGATGTGATTGGCCTTCGTCTTCTTTGCCTATACGGTCTAAAAGGCGCTGCAGCTTACATGGAGCACGCTCGTGTTCTTGGTCAAACTGATAACGCTATTTTCGCTGAATACCATGAAATCATGGCGTTTCTAGGTACAGACCCATCAGATCTAAAACAGTTACTTGATACATCAATGCAGATTGGCTTGATGAACTACAAAGTAATGGAAATGCTAGACAAAGGCGAGACAGATACATTCGGTCACCCGCAACCAACAACGGTCAATGTGAAGACTAAGCAAGGTCACTGTATCCTTGTTTCTGGCCACGACTTGCATGATCTAGAAAAGATCCTTCAACAAACCGAAGGCAAGGGCATCAATGTTTACACTAACGGTGAGATGTTACCTGCACACGGTTACCCTGAGTTAAACAAGTACCCACACCTTGCGGGTAACTACGGTAGCGCTTGGCAGAACCAACAGAAAGAATTCGCTAACTTCCCTGGCGCAATTGTAATGACGTCTAACTGCCTGCTTAACCCAGATGTAGGTTCTTACGCAGACCGTCTATTTACACGCAGCATCGTGGGCTGGCCGGGCGTTGATCACCTTGAAGGTGACGATTTCAGCGCAGTAATCGATTGTGCACTAGCGCAAGAAGGCTTCAAACACGACGAGATCGAGCAAATGATCACTGTTGGCTTTGGTCGTAACGCACTGATGGAAGCGGCACCTGCGGTTATTGAGCAAGTGAAAGAAGGCAACATCAAACACTTCTTCCTAGTCGGTGGCTGTGACGGTGACAAATCTGAGCGTAGCTACTACACAGACTTCACAGCTCAAGCGCCAGAAGATTCAGTTATCCTGACTCTTGCATGTGGTAAATTCCGTTTCAATAAGAACCAATTTGGCGATATTAACGGTATCCCACGTCTGCTAGATGTTGGCCAATGTAACGATGCTTACTCTGCGATTCAGCTTGCTATCGCACTGTCTCAAGAGTTTGATTGTGGCATCAACGAACTTCCGTTAACGCTGGTTCTATCTTGGTTCGAGCAAAAAGCGATCGTTATCCTGCTTACTCTGTTTGCTCTAGGTGTGAAAGGTATTTACACAGGCCCAACAGCACCTGCGTTCCTAACTGAGAACCTACTTAAGATTATGCAAGACGAGTTCGACATGCGTTCTATCTCAACGCCAGAACAAGATCTTAAAACAATCTTAGCGGCTTAA